GGACGGGCCTCCCGGATTACGGCAAACTGACTATTACCTATGTGCCACGCTACGCATGCGTGGAACTTAAGTCCTTGAAGTACTACCTCCTGTCCTTTCGGGATGTGGGCATCGTTCAGGAGCACGCCGCCAATCGCATACTGCGCGACCTGGTGGCTCTGTGTCGGCCGCGCTGGATGCGGGTGCGCCTAGACTACAAGGTGCGCGGGGGCATCCACACCACCGTCACGGTGGAGTATCGGGAGCCAACCGCCTAGGCACGCTTCAGGCTGTGCACGGCGGGCAGCCACCTGTACCCATTCCCCTTGATGCTATGGGGTAGGAGACGATGCCCTCCTCTCCGCGCTTCCTAGTGGTGGCTGGGCTTTTCCTGACCGCCCTTATCACGGCCAACATCACCGCGGTGAAGTTATTCCAGGTGGCCTCGGTGTCCCTCCCCTGGGGGGGACAGGTGCTGGTGGTTCTGCCCGCGGGGGTGCTGGTGTTCCCCCTGAGTTACATCGTCAACGATGTGCTCACGGAGGTCTATGGCTACCGTAGCGCGCGGGCGGTCATCTGGCTGGGCTTTTTGTGCAATGGGGTGGCGGTGCTGTTCATCTGGCTCGGGGGCCTTTTGCCCCCCGCTCCCGGCTGGGAGGGGCAGGAGGCGTATCAACGCATCTTGGGCTATACGCCTCGCCTGGTGGCCGCGTCCTTCGCCGGCTACCTGGTGGGGGAACTGGCCAACGCGCGTGTGCTGGCGCGTCTGAAGGTGGCCACGCGGGGGCGGTGGCTGTGGTTTCGCACCATCACCTCCACCCTGGTGGGGCAGGGCCTGGACTCCCTGGTATTCATCACCATCGCCTTTGTGGGCACGGTGGGTGCGGGCCTGCTGGTGCAGATCGTCATCACCCAGTGGCTAGCCAAAAGCCTCTATGAGGCTCTAGCCACCCCCTTGACTTACCTGGTGGTGGGCTACATCAAACGCCGTGAAGGGGTGGACACCTACGACTACGGTCTTACCGTGAACCCGCTGCAGGTTCTGCGGGGGGGGCAAAAGTCTCCAGGTTCCCCCACCCGATAGCCCGTGTAACTTCTACGGCAATGAGGGGTGGTGTCCCCAAAGGCAGGTGGCGGTATTGGGGATACTTGTCCTGCAAAGCCGTTACGGCTGCGGAGTAGTCCTCCCCCTGTGTCTGCAGGGAGGCGTGCCCCAGAAGGAGCACATAGGCCAGCCGCTCCCAATCCTCATCCCAGTGGTCCACCAGAAAGGCCACGCGCGGGTTGGCGCGGATGTTGCGCACCCGCTTGAGGTCTAGAGGGTTGACCCGCTTGGGCTTGGTGTCCAGGGGGATGAACAGGCGTCGCCCTTGCACCACGAACACCACGGGCACCAGGTGGGGCTGGCCGTAAGCATCGGCTGTGGCCAAGAACCCTCTGCGGGCCGACGCTACCACCCGCCACAGGACGTCACCGTCCCCTAGAGGCCGAGATCCTCCAACCACTTCAGCACCAGGAGGTTGAACAGGTCCGGTTGGTCAATATTGGAGCCGTGCCCTGCTTTGGGGATGAACGAAAGAAAAGACCCCTTGATATGCTGGGCCATATAGTAGGATGCGGCAATGAAAGGCTTATCGCGGGTGCCGCACAGGATAAGTGTGGGGGCGGTGATTTTGTCTAGGGGGAGCATGGGGATGTTGGCCATCACTCGGCGGGCTACGTGGGCCAGCCCGATGGGGTTCAGGCGACGCATCACCTCTGGGGGCGTGTAGTAGTCGTCCACAGCGTAGGGGCTGCGCATGAAAGCCTCCATCCCCCCCGTCTCCAATAGACGTGCGCGCTCCTCGCACTCCGTGTTCCAGTCCGCCAGGCGTTGGGGGTTGCGGAAGCCGGGGCCCGTGTCCATCAGAATAAGGCTTTTGACCATCTCCGGGCGGGCCAAAGCGAACTCCATAGAGATGACACCCCCCAGGGAGAGACCCCCCACCACCGCCTCCCGCACCCCCAAGTAACGCAGGAGTTGGTACAAATCCTCTACGGCAATGCTTCGGGAATAGAGGGAGGGGTCGCGGGGTGCCTCGGTTTGACCGTGTCCGCGCATGTCGTAGATAATGAAGCGGTATTTTTGGGAAAGGGCGGGCACCTGGGGCTTCCAGGAGACTGTGGTGCCTGCATATCCGTGGGTAAATACCACGGGATATCCGCTTCCGTGCTCCTCATAGTAGAGGCGGATACCGTTGATGCTGGCGAAGGGCATGCGTCCTCCTTAGCCCGCACGGGGGCGGGGTGCGCTATCATACTACTCTGTAAGCTGTCGCCCAGCAAGGAGGAGTATGACCAGCCCGCGTTTTCGTGTGGTGCACTTGGGGCCGATGAACGATCGGCATGTGGTGGTGGAGAGGGAGGTGTTGAGTGCCATCGGAGCGGACTTGATCCCAGCGCCCCGTCCCCAAACCGAGGATGACATTTTGCGCCACGCTGGCGATGCCGACGCCATTATAGCTGTCACAGGGCCGTTCACCCGGCGGGTGTTGCACAACCTCAAGCGATGCAAGGTGGTGGTGCGCACCGGTGTAGGGGTGGACACCATTGACATCCCCGCTGCCACCGAGGCGGGTATTGCCATTGTGAATGTGCCGGACCTGTGGACACGGGAGGTGGCCACCCACGCGTTGGCCATGCTTCTGGCCCTTGCACGCCGACTGAAGGCACTCGACCAGGCGGTGCGGGAGAACCGCTGGCGCTCGGTTCTGGAGCCTCCCGTGCCCCACTTCTACGGCCAGACGGTGGGCATCGTGGGGTTAGGGCGCATCGGCCGTGCCTTCGCCCGACGGGCCAGGGGCTTTGAGTTCCGCATCATCGCCTACGACCCCTATATCCCCCGCTCGGTCTTTGACGAGGAGGGGGTGGAGCCTGTCGCCTTCCCCGACCTTCTGCGCCAGTCGGATTTCGTCACTATCCACACCCCCTTGACGCCCGAGACGCGCCATATGTTCAACGCTTCCACTCTGCGCCTGATGAAACCCAACGCCATCCTGGTGAACACCGCTCGGGGCGCCGTCATAGATGA
The sequence above is drawn from the Dehalococcoidia bacterium genome and encodes:
- a CDS encoding alpha/beta hydrolase, encoding MPFASINGIRLYYEEHGSGYPVVFTHGYAGTTVSWKPQVPALSQKYRFIIYDMRGHGQTEAPRDPSLYSRSIAVEDLYQLLRYLGVREAVVGGLSLGGVISMEFALARPEMVKSLILMDTGPGFRNPQRLADWNTECEERARLLETGGMEAFMRSPYAVDDYYTPPEVMRRLNPIGLAHVARRVMANIPMLPLDKITAPTLILCGTRDKPFIAASYYMAQHIKGSFLSFIPKAGHGSNIDQPDLFNLLVLKWLEDLGL
- a CDS encoding queuosine precursor transporter → MPSSPRFLVVAGLFLTALITANITAVKLFQVASVSLPWGGQVLVVLPAGVLVFPLSYIVNDVLTEVYGYRSARAVIWLGFLCNGVAVLFIWLGGLLPPAPGWEGQEAYQRILGYTPRLVAASFAGYLVGELANARVLARLKVATRGRWLWFRTITSTLVGQGLDSLVFITIAFVGTVGAGLLVQIVITQWLAKSLYEALATPLTYLVVGYIKRREGVDTYDYGLTVNPLQVLRGGQKSPGSPTR
- the queF gene encoding preQ(1) synthase: MQEKYERLDRKLPMKGEEAIDSASLLAFDYAYPDQPAEVTIETDEFTAVCPWTGLPDYGKLTITYVPRYACVELKSLKYYLLSFRDVGIVQEHAANRILRDLVALCRPRWMRVRLDYKVRGGIHTTVTVEYREPTA
- a CDS encoding TIGR03668 family PPOX class F420-dependent oxidoreductase — its product is MVGGSRPLGDGDVLWRVVASARRGFLATADAYGQPHLVPVVFVVQGRRLFIPLDTKPKRVNPLDLKRVRNIRANPRVAFLVDHWDEDWERLAYVLLLGHASLQTQGEDYSAAVTALQDKYPQYRHLPLGTPPLIAVEVTRAIGWGNLETFAPPAEPAAGSR
- a CDS encoding C-terminal binding protein, coding for MTSPRFRVVHLGPMNDRHVVVEREVLSAIGADLIPAPRPQTEDDILRHAGDADAIIAVTGPFTRRVLHNLKRCKVVVRTGVGVDTIDIPAATEAGIAIVNVPDLWTREVATHALAMLLALARRLKALDQAVRENRWRSVLEPPVPHFYGQTVGIVGLGRIGRAFARRARGFEFRIIAYDPYIPRSVFDEEGVEPVAFPDLLRQSDFVTIHTPLTPETRHMFNASTLRLMKPNAILVNTARGAVIDEKALIRALQERWIAGAALDVLEQEPPAPDNPLLQMDNVLLSPHAAYYSDKAVEGLPRRCAEEVARVLQGRMPLHLVNPAVGERLALRP